The following are encoded in a window of Tessaracoccus flavescens genomic DNA:
- the crtI gene encoding phytoene desaturase family protein: MSRVVVVGGGVAGLATAALLARDGHEVELLEAREELGGRAGRFDRDGFRFDTGPSWYLMPEVFDHYFSLLGSSTREQLDLVALDPGYAVFSPRTDGAPTPATVVPRGAEKVIDLFERRERGAGARLRRYLRSAEDVKSLAYRWFLYNPFTRFERLARPEVLRNLPRLSALLSVRLDRHIGRRFDDRVLRQILGYPAVFLGAAPAMVPSMYHMMSSLDLGDAVRYPQGGFTRIIAALERLARDNGVRITLGATATAITTCEGRGRKRKATGVEWVDADGLRHHSAADLVVSAADLHHTETRLLRAEERTYPQRWWDRKISGPGAVLVMLGVRGRLDELPHHSLFFVEDWDENFEAIFGDRPRIPEPASIYVSRTSATDPGAAPEGHENLFILVPVPADTGIGSGGDDGAGDPSVEAVADSAIAQIADWAGIDDLAERVVLRRTVGPRDFARDYNSWSGGMLGPAHVLSQSAMFRAQNRSRKVEGLFYAGGTTAPGIGVPMCLISAEVVLKHIRGDHRPGPLSSL, translated from the coding sequence GTGAGCCGGGTCGTCGTCGTCGGAGGCGGCGTCGCGGGGCTCGCGACAGCTGCTCTGCTCGCCCGCGACGGGCATGAGGTCGAACTGCTGGAGGCCCGCGAGGAGCTGGGTGGTCGCGCGGGACGCTTCGACCGGGACGGCTTCCGCTTCGACACCGGTCCCTCCTGGTACCTGATGCCGGAGGTGTTCGACCACTACTTCTCGCTGCTCGGCAGCAGCACGAGGGAACAGCTCGATCTCGTCGCCCTCGATCCCGGCTACGCCGTGTTCAGCCCGCGGACCGACGGTGCGCCGACGCCCGCGACGGTGGTGCCGCGCGGCGCCGAGAAGGTGATCGACCTGTTCGAACGTCGTGAGCGCGGCGCAGGGGCACGGCTGAGGAGGTATCTGCGCTCCGCAGAGGACGTGAAGTCGCTGGCCTACCGCTGGTTCCTCTACAACCCGTTTACGCGCTTCGAACGGCTGGCACGGCCCGAGGTCCTGAGGAACCTGCCGCGCCTCTCCGCGCTGCTGAGCGTGCGGCTCGACCGCCACATCGGTAGGCGCTTCGATGACCGGGTGCTGCGGCAGATCCTCGGATATCCCGCCGTGTTCCTGGGTGCGGCGCCCGCCATGGTGCCCTCGATGTACCACATGATGAGCAGCTTGGACCTCGGCGACGCAGTCCGGTACCCGCAGGGAGGGTTCACCCGCATTATCGCGGCCCTCGAGCGGCTGGCGCGCGACAACGGGGTGCGGATCACGCTCGGCGCAACGGCCACGGCGATCACCACCTGTGAGGGGAGAGGCCGGAAGCGGAAGGCCACGGGCGTGGAGTGGGTCGATGCCGACGGCCTCCGCCACCACAGCGCGGCCGACCTCGTGGTCTCCGCGGCGGATCTCCACCACACCGAGACGCGGCTGCTGCGGGCGGAGGAGCGCACCTACCCGCAGCGCTGGTGGGACCGCAAGATCAGCGGCCCAGGGGCCGTCCTGGTGATGTTGGGTGTGCGCGGCCGGCTCGACGAGTTGCCGCACCACAGCCTGTTCTTCGTGGAGGACTGGGACGAGAACTTCGAGGCGATCTTCGGTGACCGTCCGCGGATCCCGGAGCCGGCGTCGATCTACGTGTCACGCACCAGCGCCACCGATCCGGGGGCGGCGCCCGAAGGCCACGAGAACCTGTTCATCCTCGTCCCCGTCCCCGCCGACACCGGCATCGGATCCGGAGGCGACGACGGCGCCGGGGACCCGTCGGTGGAGGCCGTGGCCGACAGCGCCATCGCTCAGATCGCCGACTGGGCGGGGATCGACGACCTTGCAGAGCGGGTGGTGCTGCGCCGCACCGTCGGCCCTCGCGACTTCGCGCGCGACTACAACTCGTGGAGCGGTGGCATGCTCGGCCCCGCCCACGTGCTCAGCCAGAGCGCCATGTTCAGGGCACAGAACCGCTCCCGGAAGGTGGAGGGCCTGTTCTACGCCGGCGGCACGACCGCTCCCGGCATCGGCGTGCCGATGTGCCTGATCAGCGCGGAGGTGGTGCTCAAGCACATCCGCGGCGATCACCGCCCGGGACCGCTGAGTTCCCTCTAG
- the gdhA gene encoding NADP-specific glutamate dehydrogenase has product MDQQLEKVYEAVIARNPGEAEFHQAVREVLESLGPVINRHPEYLDMKMLERICEPERQIIFRVPWMDDKGEVHINRGFRVEFNSALGPYKGGLRFHPSVYLGVIKFLGFEQIFKNSLTGLPIGGGKGGSDFDPRGKSDAEVMRFCQSFMTELYRHLGEYTDVPAGDIGVGGREIGYMFGQYKRITNRYESGVLTGKGIGWGGSLVRTEATGYGTVVFANEMLKTRGESFDGKRVMVSGSGNVAIYAAEKAAQLGATVVGFSDSSGYVVDDKGIDLDLLKQIKEVERGRVSDYVDRRSSAKLGTSGSIWDVPVDVALPCATQNELNGEQAATLVKNGVKAVAEGANMPTTPEGIHVFQEAGVLYGPGKAANAGGVATSALEMQQNASRDSWSFEHTEERLTEIMQNIHEQCAVTADSYDAPGDYVVGANIAGFEKVAKAIQAFGLV; this is encoded by the coding sequence ATGGACCAGCAGCTGGAGAAGGTCTACGAGGCGGTCATCGCCCGTAACCCTGGAGAAGCAGAGTTCCACCAGGCCGTCCGCGAGGTCCTTGAGAGCCTCGGCCCGGTCATCAACCGCCACCCCGAGTACCTCGACATGAAGATGCTCGAGCGCATCTGCGAGCCGGAGCGCCAGATCATCTTCCGCGTGCCGTGGATGGACGACAAGGGCGAGGTCCACATCAACCGCGGCTTCCGCGTCGAGTTCAACTCCGCGCTCGGCCCCTACAAGGGCGGCCTGCGCTTCCACCCCAGCGTCTACCTCGGCGTGATCAAGTTCCTTGGCTTCGAGCAGATCTTCAAGAACTCGCTGACCGGCCTGCCCATCGGCGGCGGCAAGGGCGGCTCGGACTTCGACCCGCGCGGCAAGTCCGACGCCGAGGTCATGCGCTTCTGCCAGTCGTTCATGACGGAGCTGTACCGCCATCTCGGCGAGTACACCGACGTGCCCGCGGGCGACATCGGCGTCGGCGGCCGCGAGATCGGCTACATGTTCGGCCAGTACAAGCGAATCACCAACCGCTACGAGTCCGGCGTGCTGACCGGAAAGGGCATCGGCTGGGGCGGCTCGCTCGTTCGCACCGAGGCCACCGGCTACGGCACCGTCGTGTTCGCCAACGAGATGCTCAAGACGCGCGGTGAGAGCTTCGACGGTAAGCGGGTCATGGTCTCCGGCTCCGGCAACGTCGCGATCTACGCTGCGGAGAAGGCGGCCCAGCTCGGCGCCACCGTCGTCGGCTTCTCTGACTCCTCGGGCTACGTCGTCGACGACAAGGGCATCGACCTCGACCTGCTCAAGCAGATCAAGGAGGTCGAGCGCGGACGCGTCTCCGACTACGTCGACCGCCGCTCGTCGGCCAAGCTCGGCACCTCCGGCTCGATCTGGGACGTTCCCGTCGACGTCGCGCTGCCCTGCGCCACGCAGAACGAGCTGAACGGCGAGCAGGCCGCGACGCTGGTCAAGAACGGCGTGAAGGCCGTGGCGGAGGGCGCAAACATGCCCACCACCCCGGAAGGCATCCACGTCTTCCAGGAGGCGGGAGTGCTCTACGGCCCGGGCAAGGCGGCCAACGCGGGTGGCGTCGCCACCTCTGCGCTGGAGATGCAGCAGAACGCCAGCCGCGACTCGTGGAGCTTCGAGCACACCGAGGAACGCCTGACCGAGATCATGCAGAACATCCATGAGCAGTGCGCCGTCACCGCGGACAGCTACGACGCCCCCGGCGACTACGTCGTCGGCGCGAACATCGCGGGCTTCGAGAAGGTGGCGAAGGCCATCCAGGCCTTCGGCCTCGTCTGA
- a CDS encoding lycopene cyclase domain-containing protein translates to MDNWQYLIVLGLCILITLPLEFGFGARVYRNPRRLVLAMAPMLVIFIAWDILGILRGHWWYSERYLSGLKIGVIPIEEIAFFLVIPICGLLTYEGVRKVWAVLTTPGRITWSLRDGLERVSEEADA, encoded by the coding sequence TTGGACAACTGGCAGTATCTGATCGTGCTGGGCCTGTGCATCCTCATCACCCTCCCCCTCGAGTTCGGCTTCGGCGCCCGCGTCTACCGCAATCCCCGGCGGCTGGTCCTCGCCATGGCGCCGATGCTTGTCATCTTCATCGCCTGGGACATCCTCGGCATCCTGCGCGGCCACTGGTGGTACAGCGAGCGGTATCTGAGCGGGCTGAAGATCGGCGTCATCCCGATCGAGGAGATCGCCTTCTTCCTCGTGATCCCGATCTGCGGGCTGCTCACCTATGAGGGCGTCAGGAAGGTGTGGGCCGTGCTGACCACACCCGGACGCATCACGTGGAGCCTGCGCGACGGGCTCGAGCGCGTCAGCGAGGAAGCCGATGCCTGA
- a CDS encoding phytoene/squalene synthase family protein: MTGTPLQRYRATAERAANQVIASYSTSFGAATRLFGRRHRQHIRNIYALVRVADELVDGVAAGAGLALGEQEASLARFVAETHRAMDSGYSSDLVIHAFACTARECGITLELVDPFFASMRSDLAEQRSLDRDEHDAYVYGSAEVVGLMCLRVFVKGRCYSPEETERLEAGARALGAAFQDINFLRDLAEDTGQLSRSYLGAAGRLDTAARDSWIGQIRDQLRTADEAVRLLPRDARIAVRSATALFAEVVDRIERTSVEELYQRRVSVPNSVKALLIGRVVASGWLVRA, translated from the coding sequence GTGACGGGGACCCCGCTCCAGCGTTACCGGGCGACGGCCGAGCGAGCGGCGAACCAGGTGATCGCCTCCTACTCGACCTCGTTCGGCGCGGCGACGAGGCTCTTCGGCAGGCGGCACCGACAGCACATCCGCAACATCTACGCCCTTGTCAGGGTCGCAGACGAACTGGTAGACGGCGTCGCGGCGGGGGCCGGGCTAGCCCTTGGTGAGCAGGAGGCCTCGCTCGCGCGGTTCGTGGCGGAGACGCACCGGGCCATGGACTCCGGCTACAGCAGCGACCTGGTCATCCACGCGTTCGCCTGCACCGCCCGCGAATGTGGCATCACGCTCGAACTGGTGGATCCGTTCTTCGCGTCGATGCGCTCCGACCTCGCCGAGCAACGCAGCCTCGACCGCGACGAACATGACGCCTACGTCTACGGCTCCGCGGAGGTGGTCGGTCTGATGTGCCTGCGCGTCTTCGTCAAGGGCCGGTGCTACAGCCCCGAGGAGACCGAACGCCTGGAGGCCGGGGCGCGCGCTCTCGGGGCCGCCTTCCAAGACATCAACTTCCTGCGGGACCTCGCCGAGGACACGGGGCAGCTGTCGCGCAGCTATCTCGGTGCTGCAGGCCGGCTCGACACCGCCGCACGGGACAGCTGGATCGGTCAGATCCGCGACCAGCTCCGCACCGCGGACGAGGCCGTGCGGCTCCTGCCGAGGGACGCGAGAATCGCGGTGCGCTCCGCGACTGCGCTGTTCGCGGAGGTCGTGGACCGGATCGAACGCACAAGCGTCGAGGAGCTGTACCAGCGTCGGGTGAGCGTGCCCAACTCGGTCAAGGCGCTGCTGATCGGCAGGGTCGTCGCATCCGGTTGGCTGGTCAGGGCGTGA
- a CDS encoding polyprenyl synthetase family protein — protein sequence MSAPAPETSTWEELVQAELEAFFAERSRDAMRFGAQFERLWELARENSLGGKLLRPRMLLEVFDTLRPDGLGWRTAVELSVAVELLHLAFLLHDDVIDGDLLRRGHPNLVGTLVEDHGDLNWAHSSAILMGDLLTSASHLRFARIDTTREVRLRVLDHLERIVTETVAGEHADVALSVGVIEPDIATVVDMTTWKTAAYTCELPLRLAAILAGAPRALEETLAAIGGRLGLVYQLQDDLLSTFGEASLHGKDRWSDLREGKQTALVAHARGSAQWGRIEPLLGTHELTGDQALEIVALLEECGARRFVEDLVEEQLHSTRQLITGGALPGATRLVLLRIQHDLEGRQS from the coding sequence GTGAGCGCCCCCGCCCCGGAGACCTCGACATGGGAGGAACTGGTCCAGGCCGAGCTTGAGGCCTTCTTCGCTGAGCGCTCCCGCGACGCGATGCGCTTCGGAGCGCAGTTCGAACGGCTGTGGGAACTTGCCCGCGAGAACTCCCTCGGGGGGAAGCTGCTCCGCCCACGGATGCTGCTCGAGGTCTTCGACACGCTCCGCCCGGACGGGCTCGGGTGGCGGACAGCGGTCGAGCTCAGCGTCGCCGTCGAGCTGTTGCATCTCGCGTTCCTGCTCCATGACGACGTGATCGACGGCGACCTGCTGCGTCGCGGACATCCCAACCTGGTCGGCACCCTCGTCGAGGACCATGGCGACCTGAACTGGGCGCACAGCAGCGCGATCCTCATGGGTGACCTGCTCACGAGCGCCTCCCATCTGCGGTTCGCCCGGATCGACACGACCCGTGAGGTGCGGCTTCGGGTGCTCGACCACCTCGAGCGGATCGTCACGGAGACCGTGGCGGGGGAGCATGCCGACGTGGCACTGAGCGTCGGGGTGATCGAGCCCGACATCGCGACCGTCGTCGACATGACCACCTGGAAGACGGCCGCCTACACCTGTGAGCTTCCGCTGCGCCTCGCGGCGATCCTGGCCGGTGCGCCGCGTGCGCTCGAGGAGACCCTCGCCGCCATCGGCGGGCGCCTCGGACTCGTCTATCAGCTCCAGGACGATCTCCTCTCCACCTTCGGGGAGGCAAGCCTGCACGGCAAGGACCGGTGGTCCGACCTACGCGAAGGAAAGCAGACCGCCCTCGTCGCGCATGCCCGTGGCAGCGCGCAGTGGGGACGCATCGAGCCCCTGCTCGGCACGCATGAACTCACCGGGGACCAGGCGCTCGAGATCGTCGCCCTGCTGGAGGAGTGCGGCGCCCGCCGCTTCGTCGAGGACCTGGTGGAGGAGCAGCTGCACTCGACCCGGCAGCTCATCACAGGTGGCGCGCTTCCTGGCGCCACCCGACTCGTCCTGCTGAGGATCCAGCACGACCTCGAGGGGAGGCAGTCGTGA
- a CDS encoding cytochrome P450: MDDRRAVRDGSGPAIERGPGFVRVRAMAAARRVLQARSSTAQAGFTAEYIPQGPLKNRPILISDGPQHDEQRRKLGRFFAPAVVERRYTGPIDEAAARYVAGVVAAGECLVDELALHFAVDVTRDIVGLTASDVPGLSRRLEAFFNQPPFDLTKPGLGRTRRQWAQAAARGLGPIIAFHLRDVRPAIRQRRRGRRDDVISHLLDEGYSAAEILVECLTYGTAGMVTTREFMAMALWHLLGNLSLATRFRGADRPGRIRILEEIIRLDPVVGNLYRRATASVQLDDDEQAGAGDLIDVCVREANHDAEAVGPEPHRLDPDRCPVKGVRPVGLSFGDGAHACPGQSLALLEADALLIRLLEAGARIVDEPTLTWDDLVAGYRLRGFRIAFS, from the coding sequence ATGGATGATCGTCGGGCAGTCCGGGACGGTTCGGGACCGGCCATCGAGCGTGGACCCGGTTTCGTGCGGGTCAGGGCGATGGCCGCCGCCCGGCGGGTGTTGCAGGCGCGCTCGTCGACCGCCCAGGCCGGGTTCACGGCCGAGTACATCCCGCAGGGTCCGTTGAAGAACCGGCCGATCCTGATCTCCGACGGCCCGCAGCACGACGAGCAACGACGAAAGCTCGGCCGCTTCTTCGCGCCGGCGGTGGTCGAGCGGCGCTACACGGGGCCCATCGACGAGGCGGCCGCACGGTATGTGGCTGGCGTCGTCGCCGCGGGGGAGTGTCTCGTGGACGAGCTTGCCCTGCACTTCGCCGTCGACGTGACCCGTGACATCGTCGGGCTGACCGCCTCCGATGTGCCAGGACTCTCCAGGCGGCTCGAGGCCTTCTTCAACCAGCCGCCGTTCGACCTCACCAAGCCAGGTCTTGGCCGGACCCGGCGCCAGTGGGCCCAGGCCGCGGCCCGCGGGCTCGGCCCGATCATCGCCTTCCACCTGCGCGACGTGCGCCCCGCGATCCGGCAACGCAGACGCGGCCGCCGCGACGACGTGATCAGCCACCTTCTCGACGAGGGGTACAGCGCAGCCGAGATCCTGGTCGAGTGCCTCACCTATGGCACGGCGGGCATGGTCACCACGCGCGAGTTCATGGCCATGGCGCTCTGGCACCTCCTGGGGAACCTGTCGCTCGCGACGCGCTTCCGAGGGGCCGATCGGCCTGGCCGGATCCGGATCCTCGAGGAGATCATCCGGCTCGACCCCGTTGTCGGGAACCTGTATCGCCGTGCCACCGCGAGCGTGCAGCTCGACGACGACGAGCAGGCCGGGGCGGGGGACCTGATCGACGTGTGCGTCCGCGAGGCCAACCACGACGCCGAGGCGGTGGGCCCCGAGCCGCACCGCCTCGACCCTGACCGCTGCCCCGTGAAGGGAGTGCGCCCCGTCGGCCTCAGCTTCGGCGACGGGGCACACGCCTGCCCCGGGCAGAGCCTGGCCCTGCTCGAGGCAGACGCGCTGCTGATCCGTCTGCTCGAAGCGGGGGCGCGCATCGTCGATGAGCCAACGCTCACGTGGGACGACCTGGTGGCGGGGTACCGGCTGCGCGGGTTCCGGATCGCCTTCTCCTGA
- a CDS encoding class I SAM-dependent methyltransferase, with amino-acid sequence MSELRDAFDRGAARYDLLVGLNPGYHAHLHSAAASLASRIPADGLILDLACGSGASTAALGAAAPAARQVLGVDLSDGMLERARSKPWPAKVSFQQGRVGDLDRERVGTGWDGVFASYLMRNVPAAERDAALREIHSLLAPGGWLVLQEYSVEGDRLATAVWDAVSWGVIIPLGTVIDRNPGLYRYLWRSVRDYDAKHVALERMARAGFVDLASRTVGGWQRGILHTFIGRRPL; translated from the coding sequence GTGAGCGAACTTCGAGACGCGTTCGACCGTGGGGCCGCCAGATACGACCTGCTGGTCGGACTCAACCCCGGCTACCACGCGCACCTGCACTCCGCCGCGGCGTCGCTTGCCTCCCGGATCCCGGCCGACGGTCTCATCCTCGACCTCGCCTGCGGTTCGGGCGCCTCGACCGCGGCCCTCGGCGCGGCGGCCCCGGCGGCCCGCCAGGTGCTCGGTGTCGACCTGTCCGACGGGATGCTCGAGCGCGCGAGGTCGAAGCCATGGCCCGCGAAAGTGTCCTTCCAGCAGGGGCGGGTCGGCGACCTCGACCGTGAGCGCGTCGGCACCGGATGGGACGGCGTGTTCGCCAGCTACCTCATGCGCAACGTGCCCGCGGCCGAGCGCGACGCGGCGCTGCGCGAGATCCACTCGCTGCTGGCCCCCGGCGGCTGGCTCGTGCTGCAGGAGTACAGCGTCGAGGGCGACCGCCTCGCCACCGCCGTCTGGGACGCGGTGAGCTGGGGCGTGATCATCCCCCTCGGCACCGTGATCGACCGCAATCCTGGCCTCTACCGCTACCTGTGGCGCAGCGTGCGCGACTACGACGCGAAGCACGTCGCGCTCGAGCGGATGGCCCGCGCCGGTTTCGTCGACCTCGCCTCGCGCACCGTCGGTGGGTGGCAGCGCGGCATCCTGCACACGTTCATCGGAAGGAGACCGCTGTGA
- a CDS encoding FAD-dependent oxidoreductase: protein MSGLPGRDRRAVLHRAGGGTPQVAEPRSAIVIGGGIAGLAAASALSRRGVAVRLLESDDRLGGRVAAWPLGDGRTMSRGFHAFFRQYYNLRALLRTADPDLARLIPVEDYPLQRPDGMRDSFASIPRTPPWSVLGFVVKSPTFTLPSLAAVNVPAALELLRVGFPGTYSRYEGESAAAFLDRLRFPLDARDLALEVFARSFFADPEDFAAGELVAMFHTYFLGSAEGLLFDVPDDDYDTALWAPLAERLRADGVEILTSTPVSSIRLDERRAAVLSDGGAFEADAVVLATDPRSARSLVAGIDSSDLSGWRERVARTRNAAPFTVVRLWFDGQVSPERVAFLGTSGYGPLDNVSVLERFEAGAARWSAQAGGSVIELHGYASPAEVMSDDAAAARVVADLEAQLARVYPETAGMKVLHREVQIRDDCSVIGPTGWDERPGVETPSGRLVLAGDWVRCDYPVALMERAATTGFLAANSLLARWGAAGQDVWTVPMRGLLGPRR, encoded by the coding sequence GTGAGCGGGCTTCCCGGGCGCGACCGGCGCGCCGTCCTCCACCGGGCCGGAGGCGGCACGCCTCAGGTCGCGGAGCCGCGTAGCGCCATCGTGATCGGGGGCGGCATCGCCGGCCTGGCCGCCGCGTCTGCCCTGTCCAGGCGAGGGGTCGCCGTGCGGCTCCTGGAGTCCGACGACCGGCTCGGCGGCAGAGTGGCTGCTTGGCCGCTCGGCGACGGACGCACCATGAGCCGCGGCTTCCACGCGTTCTTCCGGCAGTACTACAACCTGCGCGCCCTCCTCCGCACGGCCGACCCGGATCTGGCGCGGCTGATCCCGGTCGAGGACTACCCCCTGCAAAGGCCCGACGGGATGCGCGACAGCTTCGCCTCCATTCCCCGGACCCCGCCGTGGAGCGTGCTCGGGTTCGTCGTCAAGTCTCCGACGTTCACGCTGCCCTCGCTCGCGGCCGTGAACGTGCCTGCCGCGCTGGAACTGCTGCGGGTCGGGTTTCCCGGGACCTACTCGCGCTACGAGGGCGAGTCGGCCGCCGCGTTCCTCGACCGGCTGCGCTTTCCCCTTGATGCGCGCGACCTTGCGCTCGAGGTGTTCGCCAGATCGTTCTTCGCCGACCCTGAGGACTTCGCCGCGGGCGAGCTCGTCGCCATGTTCCACACCTACTTCCTCGGCTCTGCGGAGGGGCTGCTGTTCGATGTCCCCGACGATGACTACGACACGGCGCTGTGGGCCCCGCTCGCCGAGCGACTGCGCGCCGACGGCGTAGAGATCCTCACGTCGACACCCGTGTCGTCAATCCGGCTCGACGAGCGGCGCGCGGCAGTGCTCAGCGACGGTGGCGCCTTCGAGGCCGACGCCGTCGTCCTCGCCACCGACCCGCGCTCCGCGCGCAGCCTGGTGGCGGGCATCGACTCCTCCGACCTGAGCGGTTGGCGGGAAAGGGTGGCCCGGACCCGCAACGCTGCGCCGTTCACCGTGGTGCGGCTGTGGTTCGACGGGCAGGTCTCGCCGGAGCGGGTCGCCTTCCTCGGCACGAGCGGCTACGGCCCGCTCGACAACGTCTCGGTGCTGGAGCGCTTCGAGGCGGGGGCCGCCCGCTGGTCGGCGCAGGCCGGAGGATCGGTCATCGAACTGCACGGCTACGCCTCACCCGCCGAGGTGATGTCGGACGATGCCGCCGCGGCGCGGGTGGTCGCGGACCTCGAGGCGCAACTGGCCCGCGTCTATCCCGAGACGGCGGGCATGAAGGTGCTGCACCGCGAGGTGCAGATCCGCGACGACTGTTCCGTGATCGGCCCGACCGGCTGGGACGAGCGTCCCGGTGTCGAGACACCGTCCGGGCGACTGGTCCTGGCCGGCGACTGGGTGCGCTGCGACTATCCCGTCGCGCTGATGGAGCGAGCGGCCACCACGGGCTTCCTGGCGGCCAACAGCCTGCTCGCCCGCTGGGGCGCGGCCGGTCAGGACGTCTGGACGGTCCCCATGCGTGGGCTGCTCGGGCCCCGCCGCTAG
- the rlmN gene encoding 23S rRNA (adenine(2503)-C(2))-methyltransferase RlmN has translation MSPTSLPLVFEAPRRGKPPKHWLDLAPEERVEATEKLGLPRFRADQISRHVFDRLEVDAANFTDLPAAIRTDLGEQLFPNLLEQVTRRTTDDGSTVKTLWKLHDGSLLESVLMRYPNRTTLCISSQAGCGMACPFCATGQGGLKRNLSQGEITAQVLAADQQIASGVVPGATGRLNNIVFMGMGEPLANYNAVMGSIRTFVEPSPNGFGMSARHITVSTVGLVPQINRLTDEGLPLTLAVSLHAPDDELRDEIVPINNRWKVDEVVDAAWEYAKKTKRRVSIEYAMMRDINDQVERAELLAKVLKRRGDWGWVHVNLIPLNPTPGSKWTASRKADEVAFIETLERRGVPVTLRDTRGQEIDGACGQLAASVSGP, from the coding sequence GTGTCTCCAACCTCCCTGCCTCTCGTGTTCGAGGCTCCCCGCCGCGGGAAGCCGCCGAAGCACTGGCTCGACCTTGCTCCCGAGGAGCGCGTCGAGGCGACGGAGAAGCTCGGCCTTCCGCGCTTCCGCGCCGACCAGATCTCCCGGCACGTCTTTGACCGGCTGGAGGTCGACGCCGCCAACTTCACCGATCTGCCCGCCGCGATCCGCACGGATCTCGGTGAGCAGCTGTTCCCGAACCTGCTGGAGCAGGTCACCCGCCGCACCACGGACGACGGCAGCACCGTCAAGACGCTGTGGAAGCTGCACGACGGTTCGCTGCTCGAGTCGGTGCTGATGCGCTACCCGAACCGGACGACGCTGTGCATCTCCTCGCAGGCCGGCTGCGGCATGGCCTGCCCCTTCTGCGCCACCGGCCAGGGCGGCCTGAAGCGCAACCTGTCCCAGGGCGAGATCACCGCCCAGGTGCTTGCAGCCGACCAGCAGATCGCCTCCGGGGTCGTGCCTGGAGCCACCGGGCGCCTCAACAACATCGTCTTCATGGGCATGGGTGAGCCGCTCGCCAACTACAACGCGGTCATGGGCTCGATCCGCACCTTCGTGGAGCCGAGCCCCAACGGCTTCGGCATGAGCGCCCGCCACATCACTGTCTCGACCGTCGGCCTCGTCCCCCAGATCAACCGGCTCACCGACGAGGGGCTGCCGCTGACGCTCGCCGTGTCGCTGCACGCCCCCGACGACGAACTGCGCGACGAGATCGTCCCGATCAACAACCGGTGGAAGGTCGACGAGGTCGTCGACGCCGCGTGGGAGTACGCGAAGAAGACGAAGCGACGGGTCTCGATCGAGTACGCCATGATGCGCGACATCAACGACCAGGTCGAGCGCGCCGAGCTGCTCGCGAAGGTGCTCAAGCGCCGCGGAGACTGGGGCTGGGTGCACGTCAACCTCATCCCGTTGAACCCCACCCCCGGCTCGAAGTGGACCGCTTCCCGCAAGGCCGACGAGGTCGCCTTCATCGAGACCCTCGAGCGGCGCGGGGTCCCGGTCACCCTCCGCGACACCCGCGGCCAGGAGATCGACGGCGCCTGCGGTCAGCTCGCGGCGAGCGTCTCCGGGCCCTGA
- a CDS encoding lycopene cyclase domain-containing protein produces the protein MPEYTVLTAVSIVLVVAFELLWARTGIFRSGIYWGSMAIVFFFMIWVDGWLTKLSAPLVLYEPAMMLGVRFPWDIPVEDFGFGFSMVTLTIICWIRLGREEKKA, from the coding sequence ATGCCTGAGTACACCGTCCTCACCGCCGTCTCCATCGTCCTGGTGGTCGCCTTCGAACTGCTGTGGGCGAGGACGGGCATCTTCCGCTCCGGCATCTACTGGGGCTCGATGGCCATCGTGTTCTTCTTCATGATCTGGGTGGACGGCTGGCTCACGAAGCTGAGCGCCCCGCTCGTGCTCTACGAGCCGGCCATGATGCTCGGGGTCCGTTTCCCCTGGGACATTCCCGTCGAGGACTTCGGGTTCGGGTTCTCCATGGTGACCTTGACCATCATCTGCTGGATCCGGCTCGGCCGGGAGGAGAAGAAGGCGTGA